A genomic segment from Arcobacter acticola encodes:
- the rlmF gene encoding 23S rRNA (adenine(1618)-N(6))-methyltransferase RlmF: MSNTKKIQEKKTLHPRNYHNNRYDFVALIKSENSLNEFVKPNKYGDLSIDFANPDAVIALNKALLSHFYSVKNWSIPQGYLCPPIPGRADYIHHIADLLAKTNGNKIPKGKHIKGLDIGIGANGIYPIIGVSVYDWSFTGSDIDKTSIESAQNIINSNEYLKGNITVKLQENSKNIFKGIINSTDKFHFTLCNPPFHKSLEDTLAGNNRKVQNLTKEVSSKNNLNFGGKNNELWCEGGEVAFIKKMIKESFEFSKNCLWFTTLVSRKENLDFIYDALEDIEVMEYKTIDMAHGQKISRVIAWTFLSKEEQKAWDKK; this comes from the coding sequence ATGTCAAATACAAAAAAGATACAAGAAAAAAAGACACTTCATCCTAGAAACTATCACAACAATAGATATGATTTTGTGGCTTTGATTAAAAGTGAAAATTCATTAAATGAGTTTGTAAAACCAAATAAATATGGTGATCTTTCAATAGATTTTGCAAATCCTGATGCAGTAATCGCACTAAATAAAGCTTTGCTTTCACATTTTTATAGTGTGAAAAATTGGAGTATTCCTCAAGGTTATTTATGTCCTCCAATTCCAGGGCGAGCTGATTATATCCATCATATTGCTGATTTGTTAGCTAAAACTAATGGTAATAAAATTCCAAAAGGAAAACATATCAAAGGTTTGGATATTGGAATAGGTGCGAACGGTATTTATCCTATTATTGGTGTTAGTGTTTATGATTGGAGTTTTACAGGTAGTGATATAGATAAAACGTCTATTGAATCAGCCCAAAATATTATAAACTCAAATGAATATTTAAAAGGAAATATCACTGTAAAACTGCAAGAAAATTCAAAGAATATTTTTAAAGGAATCATAAATAGCACTGATAAGTTTCACTTTACTTTGTGCAATCCTCCTTTTCATAAATCTTTAGAAGATACACTTGCAGGAAACAATAGAAAAGTTCAAAATCTAACAAAAGAAGTTAGTTCAAAAAACAATCTAAACTTTGGTGGTAAAAACAACGAACTTTGGTGTGAAGGTGGCGAAGTTGCTTTCATAAAGAAAATGATAAAAGAGAGTTTTGAGTTCTCAAAAAACTGTTTATGGTTTACAACCTTAGTATCGAGAAAAGAAAACTTAGATTTTATTTATGATGCACTTGAAGATATAGAAGTTATGGAATATAAAACTATAGATATGGCACATGGTCAAAAAATAAGTAGAGTTATAGCTTGGACTTTTTTATCAAAAGAAGA
- a CDS encoding S24 family peptidase, with protein MSKGNNIEVKNTIKLEYHQETDGKIEKKELSFSKDLLKEPYTKESLFVIQVDGKSMETLINDKALVVADLSKKEFENNKIFLVYKDDRMWIKKAKIIDNKEYFVSINPDFAHLVYEKKDTRIIAKTILTFTNL; from the coding sequence ATCTCCAAAGGAAATAATATAGAAGTAAAAAACACCATAAAACTTGAATATCATCAAGAAACAGATGGAAAAATAGAAAAAAAAGAACTTTCATTTTCAAAAGATTTACTAAAAGAACCATATACAAAAGAGTCGCTTTTTGTGATACAAGTAGATGGGAAATCTATGGAAACACTCATAAATGACAAAGCTTTAGTTGTGGCTGATTTATCTAAAAAAGAGTTTGAGAATAATAAAATCTTTTTAGTATATAAAGATGATAGAATGTGGATAAAAAAAGCAAAGATTATTGATAATAAAGAGTACTTTGTATCTATAAATCCAGATTTTGCACATTTAGTTTATGAAAAAAAAGACACAAGAATTATTGCAAAAACAATACTTACTTTTACAAATCTATAA
- a CDS encoding RraA family protein, producing MDYQKFSEISPCDYAGTLKRESFMDAGIKELWPRIPRISGPAFTVNMVAGENLALHRAIYEAPVGSIIVAQSNTMDYAVIGGNVAMIAYKRGIVGFVIDGVVRDIAEIRENKIPVFGRGVLAMPGTKKQAVAVNTPITAGGISVNPGDIIVADEEGIAVIPKDRAEEIYQECKEKVKKEAALSFEEWADRHKKNIDSFYE from the coding sequence ATGGATTATCAAAAGTTTAGTGAAATTTCACCTTGTGATTATGCAGGGACTTTAAAAAGAGAAAGCTTTATGGATGCAGGAATAAAAGAGCTTTGGCCAAGAATTCCTAGAATCTCAGGACCTGCATTTACAGTAAATATGGTTGCAGGTGAAAATCTAGCACTGCATAGAGCTATTTATGAAGCACCAGTTGGTTCTATAATCGTAGCACAATCAAACACGATGGACTATGCAGTAATCGGTGGAAATGTAGCAATGATAGCTTATAAAAGAGGAATTGTAGGTTTTGTAATCGATGGAGTTGTGCGTGATATTGCAGAGATTAGAGAAAATAAAATCCCAGTGTTTGGACGAGGTGTTTTAGCAATGCCAGGAACTAAAAAACAAGCCGTTGCTGTAAACACACCAATCACAGCAGGTGGAATCAGTGTAAATCCTGGTGATATAATAGTTGCCGATGAAGAAGGAATCGCAGTTATCCCAAAAGATAGAGCTGAAGAGATATATCAAGAGTGTAAAGAAAAAGTGAAAAAAGAAGCAGCTTTGAGTTTTGAAGAATGGGCAGATAGACATAAGAAAAATATAGACTCTTTTTATGAGTGA
- a CDS encoding DNA-binding protein, producing the protein MDDLEKYIEKRKLQSKDFAENFDKGYEEFKNEELRNFDISEYLDNKEIRDEYLAQVLKNGDKDELSEALKNIAKSKT; encoded by the coding sequence ATGGATGATTTAGAAAAATATATAGAAAAAAGAAAATTACAAAGTAAAGATTTCGCAGAAAATTTCGACAAAGGTTATGAAGAGTTCAAAAACGAAGAGTTAAGAAATTTTGATATTTCCGAATACTTAGACAATAAAGAAATAAGAGATGAATATTTAGCCCAAGTATTAAAAAATGGCGATAAAGATGAATTATCGGAAGCTCTTAAAAATATTGCGAAATCTAAAACTTGA
- a CDS encoding SanA/YdcF family protein, with protein sequence MNKLKTLFLTILIFSSLAFANDNNYKIYTNIKDIPAKKAALVLGTSKYISKGKENYYYTYRIKAAAQLWKAKKIKAIVVSGDKSKYYDEVTTMFKDLIKAGVPARYITRDFGGFRTFDSIVRAKEIFDLDDYIIVSQNFHLDRALYIAKEKNQRAIGFAAKEVKGTQSYQRMEDRETLAMLKAYLDINFFDTKPKVLGKKIKVNYAK encoded by the coding sequence ATGAACAAACTAAAAACACTATTTCTAACAATTCTCATATTTTCAAGTCTAGCTTTTGCAAATGACAATAACTACAAAATATATACAAACATAAAAGATATTCCTGCAAAAAAAGCTGCCTTAGTTTTAGGCACTTCAAAATATATATCAAAGGGAAAAGAAAACTATTATTACACTTATCGTATAAAAGCAGCAGCTCAATTATGGAAAGCTAAAAAAATAAAAGCCATAGTTGTATCAGGAGATAAAAGCAAGTATTATGATGAAGTTACTACTATGTTCAAAGATTTGATAAAAGCTGGAGTTCCTGCTCGTTATATTACTAGAGATTTTGGAGGTTTTAGGACTTTTGATTCAATTGTTAGAGCTAAAGAGATTTTTGATTTAGATGATTATATTATTGTTTCTCAGAATTTTCATTTAGATAGAGCACTTTATATTGCAAAAGAAAAAAATCAAAGAGCAATAGGCTTTGCAGCAAAAGAAGTAAAAGGAACGCAATCTTATCAAAGAATGGAAGATAGAGAAACTTTAGCCATGTTAAAAGCCTATTTAGATATAAATTTTTTTGATACAAAACCAAAAGTTTTAGGTAAAAAAATCAAAGTTAATTATGCTAAGTAA
- a CDS encoding DsbA family oxidoreductase — protein sequence MKSIIKTILTITMISQMSFLSISALAAETKPTEKIKIDIVSDVVCPWCAIGFKRLSVAISELKLENQVEISWHPFELNPEMPREGQNADKYLMNKYNLSEEKLKQTRNNMTQLGKETGFKFDYFKEMKKVNTFNSHILLAYAKEFDKQTELKVRLQNAYFGERKDVSNREVLEEEVKAVGLNTQEAMKRLDDPKAIKAVEDEEKFWRDQGVYAIPTVIFNNQIAQVGASETKTYKEILTELSKKR from the coding sequence ATGAAAAGCATAATTAAAACTATACTAACAATAACAATGATATCTCAAATGAGTTTTCTAAGCATTAGTGCATTAGCAGCAGAGACAAAACCAACAGAAAAAATCAAAATAGATATAGTATCAGACGTTGTATGCCCATGGTGTGCAATTGGTTTTAAAAGACTTAGTGTCGCTATAAGTGAGCTAAAACTAGAAAATCAAGTTGAAATTTCATGGCATCCTTTTGAGCTTAATCCTGAAATGCCAAGAGAAGGACAAAACGCAGATAAGTATTTAATGAACAAATATAATTTAAGTGAAGAAAAGCTAAAACAAACTAGAAACAATATGACGCAACTTGGTAAAGAAACTGGATTTAAATTTGATTATTTTAAAGAAATGAAAAAAGTAAACACATTTAATTCTCATATATTATTAGCTTATGCAAAAGAGTTCGATAAACAAACTGAACTAAAGGTACGATTACAAAATGCATATTTTGGTGAAAGAAAAGATGTAAGCAATAGAGAAGTTTTAGAGGAAGAAGTAAAAGCTGTTGGATTAAATACCCAAGAAGCAATGAAAAGACTAGATGATCCAAAAGCTATAAAAGCTGTTGAAGATGAAGAAAAGTTTTGGAGAGATCAAGGAGTATACGCAATTCCTACTGTGATATTTAACAATCAAATAGCACAAGTTGGAGCTAGTGAAACAAAAACATATAAAGAAATATTAACAGAACTAAGTAAGAAAAGATAA
- a CDS encoding GGDEF domain-containing protein, with the protein MKRLLFSNILINKEIKKRYNKSIEAFTLIQIRIITILTGILYIVYSQIDQYILPSNLMNIASSIHLYLIAPYGFLISFLTFFPKYYKHMISLLMLAPIFATAVNLFLVKDLVLFPIFMVEIYMIIFWTFTISGLNIKQSSVSIFFVSIFTFVYYSFIMPLPKELFIMHSFWMLCSISFGFVGAYLLDRLSKRNFINYEKLENLAITDNLTGLFNRTKLDEILNNELARSKRFSYNFSFMLIDIDYFKMVNDTYGHQVGDDFLVEFTELISNNSRSTDSFFRWGGEEFVMICPEVDKENILIHAEKLRQKMESHKFKTIGKKTISIGITLSKHDDTIDSLVHRADEALYMAKNSGRNKIVFA; encoded by the coding sequence ATGAAAAGATTATTATTCTCAAATATTTTAATTAATAAAGAAATTAAAAAAAGATATAACAAATCAATAGAAGCTTTTACTTTAATTCAAATAAGAATAATAACTATACTTACGGGAATTTTATATATTGTTTATTCTCAAATAGACCAGTACATTCTTCCTTCAAATCTTATGAATATTGCATCGTCAATTCATTTATATCTTATTGCACCATATGGATTTTTGATTAGTTTTCTTACTTTCTTCCCAAAATACTATAAACATATGATATCTTTGCTAATGCTAGCTCCAATTTTTGCCACAGCTGTGAATTTATTTTTAGTTAAAGATTTAGTTTTATTTCCAATATTTATGGTTGAAATTTATATGATAATATTTTGGACTTTTACAATTTCAGGTTTAAATATTAAGCAATCATCAGTGAGTATATTTTTTGTATCTATTTTTACTTTTGTTTATTATTCTTTTATTATGCCTTTACCTAAAGAACTTTTTATTATGCATTCTTTTTGGATGTTGTGTTCTATATCTTTTGGTTTTGTTGGGGCTTATTTATTGGATAGATTAAGTAAAAGAAATTTTATAAATTATGAAAAGCTTGAAAACCTAGCTATAACTGATAATCTAACTGGATTGTTTAATCGTACAAAATTAGATGAAATTTTAAACAATGAGTTAGCAAGAAGCAAAAGATTTAGTTATAACTTCTCATTTATGCTTATAGATATAGATTATTTTAAAATGGTAAATGATACATATGGTCATCAAGTTGGTGATGATTTTTTAGTAGAATTTACAGAACTTATAAGTAATAATTCTAGATCCACTGATAGTTTTTTTAGATGGGGAGGCGAAGAGTTTGTTATGATATGCCCAGAAGTAGATAAAGAAAATATTTTAATACATGCAGAAAAATTACGTCAAAAAATGGAATCACACAAATTTAAGACTATAGGAAAGAAAACAATTAGTATAGGAATTACTCTATCTAAACATGATGACACAATAGATTCTTTAGTTCATAGAGCTGACGAAGCACTATATATGGCTAAAAATAGTGGTAGAAATAAAATAGTTTTTGCCTAA
- a CDS encoding EAL domain-containing protein, which translates to MKSISFLRNPSSLIYSFLGIFITFVLLLYGTMKLEEKISLRMMEITTSDVISIINNNALVIEKLLNSTSSDDYVQAVKADFSLYKEIEDNLSLLLTTNIKYAYLLYKDERGIFRFLVDGTSLKEKKALVDQKFDIDNPIWLDVFKTKKPIIFTNKYLEELSTTYLTPILKNDEVKLVLVVDFSIEKLENINEILDLLKLVLILIILIVLIFLVLLLIQSYKYIAIRKTAYIDKLTGVYNRNYLQEFGSFINLKDYILATLDIDHFKTVNDSYGHIAGDKILKELAAIISSSTRTKEDIVIRYGGEEFIILTKVKSEDSVSALNVIERILLNIQEHKFYYKAENYINITASIGINLYPYKSDNFSEAFKLADISLYNAKNKGRNNIQIYDDLQFDKDHTNISINDINEALDEDRIICFYQGIIDNNTGKTHYYEALLRIIDKEGKIVTPNSILPIIEGTFLLRNITKSILNNCYKKLLEKEDIKLTINLRKKDLLDKSIIKILENYAKKQDISNRLAIEIVQSSELISNKEVKINLNLLKSLGYKIFIDDFGTAYTDFIHLTQIKTDYIKIDGKIIKRILEDKVIHSLVKTIVSFAKDADIKVVAEHVDSKEIYDEIKNLGIDYSQGYYFSSPKEII; encoded by the coding sequence ATGAAAAGTATTTCATTTCTAAGAAATCCAAGCTCTTTAATTTATTCATTTCTAGGTATATTTATAACCTTTGTTCTTTTGCTTTATGGAACAATGAAACTAGAAGAAAAAATATCATTAAGAATGATGGAAATAACAACTTCTGATGTAATATCTATTATAAATAATAATGCTCTTGTTATTGAAAAACTTCTAAATTCTACTTCCTCTGATGATTATGTGCAAGCTGTAAAAGCGGATTTTTCTTTATACAAAGAAATCGAAGATAATCTTAGTTTACTGTTGACTACAAATATTAAATATGCATATTTGTTATATAAAGACGAAAGGGGAATTTTTAGATTTTTGGTAGATGGAACATCTCTAAAAGAAAAAAAAGCTTTAGTCGATCAAAAATTTGATATTGACAATCCTATTTGGTTAGATGTTTTTAAAACAAAAAAACCAATTATATTTACAAATAAATATTTAGAAGAGTTATCCACAACTTATTTAACTCCTATTCTAAAAAACGATGAAGTAAAACTTGTCTTAGTGGTAGATTTTTCCATTGAAAAGCTAGAAAATATAAATGAAATTTTAGATTTATTAAAACTTGTTTTAATATTGATTATTTTAATAGTTTTAATCTTTTTAGTTCTTCTTCTTATTCAATCATATAAATATATTGCCATTAGAAAAACAGCTTATATAGACAAATTAACAGGTGTTTATAATAGAAATTATCTTCAAGAGTTTGGAAGTTTCATTAATCTAAAAGATTATATATTAGCAACTTTGGATATTGATCATTTTAAAACTGTAAACGATAGTTATGGACATATAGCAGGTGATAAGATACTAAAAGAGCTTGCAGCTATAATATCTTCATCAACTAGAACCAAAGAAGATATAGTTATTCGTTATGGTGGTGAAGAGTTTATTATTTTGACAAAAGTAAAAAGTGAAGACTCGGTTAGTGCTTTAAATGTAATTGAAAGAATTTTATTAAATATTCAAGAACATAAGTTTTATTATAAAGCTGAAAACTATATAAATATTACAGCTTCAATTGGAATAAATCTTTATCCTTATAAATCAGATAATTTTTCAGAAGCATTTAAATTAGCTGACATATCCTTGTACAATGCTAAAAATAAAGGAAGAAATAACATCCAAATTTATGATGATTTACAATTTGATAAAGATCATACAAATATCTCTATAAATGATATAAATGAGGCTTTAGATGAAGATAGAATAATTTGTTTTTATCAAGGAATAATAGATAATAATACGGGTAAAACCCATTATTATGAAGCACTTTTAAGAATAATTGATAAAGAAGGTAAAATAGTTACTCCAAATAGTATTCTACCTATTATTGAAGGAACTTTTCTATTAAGAAATATCACAAAAAGTATTTTAAATAATTGCTATAAAAAGTTACTTGAAAAAGAGGATATTAAATTAACAATTAATTTAAGGAAAAAAGATTTACTAGATAAATCAATAATAAAAATCTTAGAAAATTATGCAAAAAAACAAGACATCTCTAATAGATTGGCTATTGAAATAGTTCAAAGTTCTGAATTAATTTCCAATAAAGAAGTAAAGATTAATCTAAATTTGTTAAAATCCCTTGGATATAAAATTTTTATTGATGATTTTGGAACTGCATATACAGATTTCATACATTTAACTCAAATTAAAACAGATTATATTAAAATTGATGGAAAGATAATCAAAAGAATATTAGAAGATAAAGTTATTCATTCTTTAGTAAAAACTATTGTATCATTTGCAAAAGATGCTGATATAAAGGTTGTTGCAGAGCATGTTGATTCAAAAGAAATTTATGATGAAATCAAAAATTTAGGAATTGATTATTCACAAGGTTATTATTTTTCATCTCCAAAGGAAATAATATAG